A genomic stretch from Vibrio neptunius includes:
- the mreD gene encoding rod shape-determining protein MreD, whose translation MANSVFKGKMVIVVSFLIALTLQTIPWPGVLDVLRPSWLFLVICYWVLALPHRVNVGTALVLGLLWDLLLGSTLGIRGMMMSIVVYLVALNFLVLRNMALWQQAMLIGVLSMILDVLIFSGEYLIQDITFNLLSLWSGLINCILWPWLFLLMRRVRRHWHIR comes from the coding sequence ATGGCAAATAGTGTATTCAAAGGCAAGATGGTCATTGTCGTCTCGTTTTTAATTGCCTTAACACTGCAGACGATTCCATGGCCTGGTGTATTGGATGTATTGCGACCGTCTTGGTTGTTTCTGGTGATTTGTTACTGGGTACTTGCATTACCTCATCGAGTTAACGTTGGCACAGCTTTGGTGCTCGGTCTGTTGTGGGACTTACTGCTAGGTTCAACATTAGGTATCCGCGGTATGATGATGTCAATTGTGGTGTACCTCGTCGCACTTAATTTCCTCGTCCTACGCAATATGGCACTTTGGCAGCAAGCGATGCTGATTGGAGTGCTTTCCATGATTCTCGACGTCTTGATCTTTTCGGGTGAGTATTTGATACAGGACATAACGTTTAATCTGCTGTCACTTTGGAGCGGATTAATCAACTGTATTCTCTGGCCATGGCTATTCCTATTGATGCGTAGAGTAAGACGACACTGGCATATAAGGTAA